TCACATTAGTTCTAGTTGTAAATTTGAGCAGTTGCGTTGAAGCAGCAAACAGCCAGGAAGTATCTATCAATCCCTTCATGAAAGCAGCCCCAGCTTCAGAAATTTCTGGGACATTTTCAGAAGTTGCAGCGCCAGATGTGATCCAAGCATTACGTCCTAGCTTAGATGCCTATCAACCCCAAGTTAGTATTCTCAGTCCCCAGGTAGATGAAATTCTCCAGGACAATACAGTTAAAGTTCGGTTGCAAGTTAAGGATTTACCAATATTTAAAGATCCTCAATGGCAACTTGGACCCCATTTGCACGTAATTTTAGACAATCAACCTTATATAGCTGTTTACGACTTAACTCAGCCCCTGGTATTGTCTGATTTATCCCCAGGTACGCATACTTTACGGGTATTTGCCTCTCGTCCGTGGCATGAAAGTTTCAAAAATGAAGGTGCTTATGCTCAAACAACATTTCATGTTTTGACGAAAACCGAGGAAAATAACCCCAATTCTAAATTACCCCTACTTACTTATAGTCGTCCTAATGGTAGTTATGGTGCAGAACCAATTATGTTGGACTTTTATCTAACTAATGCACCTTTACATAGTGTCGCTGAAACTAATCCTGACGATACAATGAGCAATTGGCGCATTCGTAGTACAGTTAATGGTGAAAGCTTTATTCTTGATCGTTGGCAACCGATTTATCTCAAAGGCTTTAAACCTGGTAAAACCTGGGTAAAATTGGAATTCCTCGATAATGAAGGACAACCTGTGAAAAATGCCTTCAATACCACTATCAGATTAATTAATTACCAACCCAATGGTAAAGATACTTTATCAAAAATTGTCAGAGGGGAATTGACAGCAGATGAAGTGCGTGGCATTGTAGACCCAAGTTATACTACTAAGATTCCAGTTACGGAACCAACTCCCGAAACTAAAGTAAAGAAACAGCCAATTCCCGAAGTTAAAGTTCCTGAAGTTGCACCAATTCCAGAAACTAAAGTAGAGAAACAACCAATTCCTGAAGTTCAAGTTCCTGAAGTTGCACCAATTCCTGAAACTAAAGTAGAGAAACAGCCAATTCCTGAAGTTAAAGTTCCTGAAGTTGCACCAATTCCTGAAACTAAGGTAGAGAAACAACCAATTCCTGAAGTTAAATTTACTGAAGTTATACCAACTCCCGTTGCGTCTCCTCCAGCAGCACCACAACTAGAAGTAACAAAAGTAGAGAACTCAAATTCGCCTACTGAGACAATAGAAAGTTCCAAATCCCAATTTCAAGAATAATTTAGGACTTACGCATTGACCAAAAATATCAAATATGTAGGGCTGTAAAAACCACATTTATCGGCAAAAATACAATTCCTTGCAGCCGGAAATCAGGTATTTTGGTGAACGCATATCATGATTGATTTGGACAGTGCGTAAGTCCTACAATTAACAAAAAATACTCAGTTGCAAATTTTGAGATAAAGTTTCCATTAATGCCAAACCAGCTACAGGATTACCTGTAACATCTAAAGCAGGACTGTAGCTGGCAATCGCTCCCTGAGTTGGTATAATTGTGACAAGTCCACCACCAATACCTGATTTCATTGGTAAACCAATTTTCACAGCATACTCAGCGGAAGCTTCATATAATCCGCAAGTTAACATCACTGCATTGACAATCTGACGGTGTTTATTTTTGATAAAATCGCTTTCACAAGCTAATACTTTTCCCAGTTTAGACAAATCTTCTACACGTCCAGATATACAGCATATTTGCTCATAAACGTCAAGAGATAATTCAATATTATTTAAGTTTCCTGTTTCATAGAGATAGTTAGTAATATCTACATTTGTCTGAGAGCGATTATCACGAACTGAAGCTAGAATATCTTTATCTATATATAATTGAGTACCTGCTAATTTATTTAACCATTCACAAAACAATTGTGTACATTCATTGGCATTTTTTCCTGGTAACTTATCAGCGAGAGTAATAGCACCACTATTAATCATAGAGTTCCGAGGATATCCATTATCTGCTTTTAATTGCGTTAAACAATTAAAAGGCGCATTCGACGGTTTAACTCCAACCCACTGTAAAACCTGTTTTGCTCCGTAATGTTCAAGCAGATATAATAAAGAAAATGGCTTAATTGCACTCATGAAGGGAAAAACACAATCTGTATCTCCTAAACTGTAACTTTCTCCTGATTCACAACTTATGTGAACAGCAAACGAGTTAGGATTAACCATAGTTAATGCAGGAATACGTTCAATAACTTTTCCTTGTGCTGCTTGGGTTTTTGCTTGTTCTACCCAAATAGATAAATCATGTATATTGATGTTTTTTATTCCTAGCAAAAGCCTAAACCTCAAATTAAAGTATAAAAAAAGTCAGGATAAAATAGAGACTTCCAAATAAAAAAATATCCCAAAATTCCTTGTGATGCAGGCCAAACAGCCTGATAATAATATCAGGACGGGCAGGATGCCCATCCCACAAGAACCGCTGGATCTTTTTTGTGGAGTTATCTAACTAAACGAGAAATTACCACCAAATAGGTTGACATTAACATCACCAGCAACAAAACCAGTTATCCCTGATAATGTTACCAATAACAGACCAGTGCCAAAACCAGCATTACCACCAATACCGTCACCAACTCGTATTTGTGTAGAAGTTCCCGATGTTTTCACATCAAGATTGGTAATACCTGAAAAATTCAGTTTATCACCACCGATACCACGGATAAACTGAGTGACTGTATCTACTCCATCACCCAAAACGTAGTTAACGTTATCAATTGCATTATCATTCAATCCTAACGATAGATTATCATTACCCACACCACCAATTAAGATATCTGCACCAGCACCACCATTGAGGATATCGTTACCAGCACCACCGATAAGAACGTTAGCTGCCGTATTACCTGTAATAGTATTATTCAGATCATTACCCGTACCATTAATCGCTGTTGTTCCTTGCAAAGTCAGGTTTTCTAGAGTTGCAGCTAAGGTGTAAGTAATGGTTGTGAAAACTGTGTCTGTACCTTCATTGGCATTTTCAATGATGCTATCTCCTACATTATCCACATAATAGGAATCGTTACCAGCACCACCAATGAGGGTATCTGCACATTACTACCCGACAGATTAATTCGTTCCGTCATAATTATTAACCTTCTGAACCTTTATTTGTTATAGATTGACCAGAAATTCAATCGCCCACACGGGAACCATCAAGGATTTACCTATGGACAACGATAACTTATATACTAAATGTTTTTGATGCCTAATTCAATGTACTGAATAATATAATTTACTTACGCAGGATTTAATAATTGTGTCATCTATCCAAAGACGGATATTGAAGTAGGGGCGTATTGCAATACGCCCCTACTTCAAACCAAAATCCTGTAAATCGGTGGTTATCCTGATATGGCTTACATCACGCTACGCTATTAGACAAATAAATTCAATATGCGACGTAATGCACCAATATTAATTGTCTGAATCAGGATGTCCAGGATTTAAGGATTTACAGGATGTTAGTTTGAGTTAAGGATTTTTTTCAATGTAAGAATTTGTGTGATGTAGAGATTTTTGATTTCCTATTTTCCTGTAATTCTATATTAACTCACACACATTGAGAATTAATCATCAAATCAACATTGAAAACATCAAACTTCAAACCAAAATCCTGAAAATCCTCAAATCCTGGAAATCCTGATGCAGACAATTTCCATATTATTCAAAACATCAAACTTCAAACCAAAATCCTGAAAATCCTCAAATCCTGGAAATCCTGATGCAGACAATTTCCATATTATTCAAAACATCAAACTTCAAACCAAAATCCTGAAAATCCTCAAATCCTGGAAATCCTGATGCAGACAATTTCCATATTATTCAAAACATCAAACTTCAAACCAAAATCCTGAAAATCCTCAAATCCTGAAAATCCTGATTCAGACAATTTCCATATAATTATTGACATCATTCCCAATAACTCTGAGAATAGACATAAAGGAATTAGTATAACTACCAGCAGTAACATAACTTTGGAAATTTTGGACAGTCAAAGGTGCGCCAATTCCAGTTTGATTAAATAGGACAACATTGATAGTGCCATTACCAATAGTTCCCCCTGATGTATTGGCTAAGTTAAAATGAGCAACTTTCCCAGTTGTCAACGGGTCATCAAAGTAATTACTTAAATTAATTGTGGTATCTGGTGCATCAATATTGACAATTACGTTATTAATAGGATTAGTAACAATGGGATCAGGAAGGTTGTTAGTAGCCATGGTTAATTTTTTAGAGGTGTGTGTTTTTACAGTAATCTATACTCGGATTTTTAGCTACAGCAGTATACACTTAGGCGAGATACAGTCAATTAAATTACAAGCCTTGTAGGGGTAGGGTTTCCTCGCCCTCAATCGT
The window above is part of the Dolichospermum sp. DET69 genome. Proteins encoded here:
- a CDS encoding glutaminase; translated protein: MLGIKNINIHDLSIWVEQAKTQAAQGKVIERIPALTMVNPNSFAVHISCESGESYSLGDTDCVFPFMSAIKPFSLLYLLEHYGAKQVLQWVGVKPSNAPFNCLTQLKADNGYPRNSMINSGAITLADKLPGKNANECTQLFCEWLNKLAGTQLYIDKDILASVRDNRSQTNVDITNYLYETGNLNNIELSLDVYEQICCISGRVEDLSKLGKVLACESDFIKNKHRQIVNAVMLTCGLYEASAEYAVKIGLPMKSGIGGGLVTIIPTQGAIASYSPALDVTGNPVAGLALMETLSQNLQLSIFC